Proteins from a genomic interval of Methanofollis formosanus:
- the tfrB gene encoding fumarate reductase (CoM/CoB) subunit TfrB — protein sequence MKEITFQVSRFDPETDSQPRLEEYTVEVHDGARVLHALHAVHAMDPTLAYRWCCGAGQCGSCAVKVDGAPGLACLTEARDGMVVEPLDLPVTRDLEVDLAPYLGRFTSITPAECETFPTQAEIEAIKPLRECIECMSCVSVCPALKVSEFAGPTAMRQELRLALDPRDTGERAGEAVERGLFACTSCQQCRIVCPKEIQIPGKAIEKLREVAARQGLALPRHTTVAEMVRQTGRSVDRTKPTLLEQVPAVIEPEGEVKGTVGFFVGCMYNGRLPETALDMLAVMRRNGIRVIIPHEQVCCGSPLIRTGQTEFIDYLKRRNIEAFRTRDIDLVMTMCAGCGSTLKNDYKTPFKVMDATEVLAKYGCEAPAKLPLTVTYHDPCHLLRGQGISEEPRALLRTVVERFVETPNQCCGSGGGVRSGRPEVAAALGDRRGEAFEASGAGMVVSCCPFCEYHISEHTTLPVKDLMTLLREGYEEKDRQRAGKRD from the coding sequence ATGAAAGAGATCACGTTTCAGGTCTCGCGCTTTGACCCGGAGACCGACAGTCAGCCGCGCCTTGAAGAGTATACCGTCGAGGTCCACGACGGGGCGCGGGTTCTCCACGCCCTCCATGCCGTTCATGCCATGGACCCGACGCTCGCCTACCGCTGGTGCTGCGGCGCCGGGCAGTGCGGGAGCTGTGCGGTAAAGGTGGACGGCGCGCCCGGCCTGGCGTGCCTGACCGAGGCCCGCGACGGGATGGTCGTCGAGCCCCTCGACCTCCCGGTGACCCGGGATCTGGAAGTGGACCTGGCGCCGTACCTGGGCCGGTTCACCTCCATCACCCCGGCCGAGTGTGAGACGTTCCCGACACAGGCCGAGATCGAGGCGATCAAACCGCTGCGCGAGTGCATCGAGTGCATGTCCTGCGTCTCGGTCTGTCCAGCGCTGAAGGTCTCTGAGTTCGCGGGGCCGACGGCGATGCGTCAGGAACTCCGCCTGGCCCTCGACCCGCGCGACACCGGCGAGCGGGCGGGCGAAGCGGTGGAGAGGGGGCTTTTCGCCTGCACCTCCTGCCAGCAGTGCCGGATCGTCTGCCCCAAGGAGATCCAGATCCCGGGCAAGGCGATCGAGAAACTCCGCGAGGTGGCGGCGAGGCAGGGCCTTGCCCTCCCGCGCCATACGACGGTGGCCGAGATGGTCAGGCAGACCGGCCGGAGTGTGGACCGGACGAAACCGACGCTCCTCGAGCAGGTGCCGGCAGTGATCGAACCCGAGGGCGAGGTGAAGGGGACGGTCGGGTTCTTCGTGGGCTGCATGTACAACGGCCGCCTCCCTGAGACGGCACTTGACATGCTTGCCGTGATGCGGCGAAACGGCATCAGGGTGATCATCCCGCACGAGCAGGTCTGTTGTGGTTCGCCCCTGATCAGGACCGGCCAGACGGAGTTCATCGACTATCTCAAGCGCCGCAACATCGAGGCATTCAGGACCCGCGATATCGATCTTGTGATGACGATGTGCGCCGGGTGCGGGTCGACACTCAAGAACGACTACAAAACGCCGTTCAAGGTGATGGACGCCACGGAGGTGCTCGCAAAATACGGGTGCGAGGCGCCGGCAAAGCTCCCGCTCACCGTCACCTATCACGACCCCTGCCACCTCCTCCGTGGCCAGGGGATCAGCGAGGAGCCGCGTGCTCTCCTCAGAACGGTGGTCGAGCGGTTCGTCGAGACCCCGAACCAGTGCTGCGGTTCAGGCGGCGGGGTGCGTTCTGGCAGGCCCGAAGTGGCGGCGGCCCTCGGGGACCGGCGCGGCGAGGCCTTCGAGGCGAGTGGGGCCGGGATGGTCGTCTCGTGCTGCCCGTTCTGCGAGTATCATATCTCCGAACACACGACGCTCCCGGTCAAGGACCTCATGACCCTGCTGCGCGAGGGGTATGAGGAGAAGGACCGGCAGCGTGCCGGGAAGAGGGACTGA
- the tfrA gene encoding fumarate reductase (CoM/CoB) subunit TfrA translates to MRALDVIDCHVLVIGSGGAGVRAAIEADRYGETVLLSKSLTGKGGCTTMAEGGYNAVLKDDDTCDLHVGDTLRGGAYLNDPALVEALVHDAPARLADLVRWGAVFDASADHEVAQRSFGGQSFPRTCYAGDRTGHEIMATLMERLRGSGVERLEETAAIELLIDGDRVCGALALDKKGEMIAVRADAVVLAAGGGSRVYDVSTNSGTGTGDGFALGYRAGADLIDMEMVQFHPTGAVYPYDARGRLVTEAVRGEGGHLVNADGERFMHRYDPERMELSTRDVVARAIATEVLEGRGTSHDGVWLDVTHLPASQIEERLPLMLSQFLRYGVDIRTEAMEVAPTAHHVMGGLRITPHCQTSVAGLFACGETAGGVHGANRLGGNALAETQVFGKRAGEAAGKAPERTKALDRVQVAAQEERLAAFSEGESSPTWVREHLQRAMWDGAGIRRDATALQTTERVVEGLLTAPIRAVSERNLIECCGVQNLCTTALLIVRSALLRPESRGAHYRTDVSQDWDPAHSPYGHTRISLQGASIEEREP, encoded by the coding sequence ATGCGCGCGCTGGACGTGATCGACTGCCATGTCCTCGTAATCGGGAGTGGCGGCGCCGGAGTGAGGGCGGCGATCGAGGCCGACCGATACGGTGAGACGGTCCTCCTTTCCAAGAGCCTCACCGGGAAGGGCGGCTGTACAACGATGGCCGAGGGCGGCTACAACGCCGTCCTCAAAGACGACGATACCTGCGACCTCCATGTAGGCGACACGCTCCGCGGAGGAGCGTACCTCAACGACCCGGCCCTGGTCGAGGCGCTGGTCCACGACGCCCCCGCGCGCCTCGCCGACCTGGTGAGATGGGGTGCGGTCTTTGACGCCTCGGCCGACCACGAGGTGGCCCAGCGCTCCTTCGGCGGCCAGTCCTTCCCGCGGACCTGCTACGCGGGCGACCGGACCGGCCACGAGATCATGGCCACCCTGATGGAGCGGCTGCGCGGGAGCGGTGTCGAGCGACTGGAGGAGACGGCCGCGATTGAACTGCTCATAGACGGGGACCGGGTCTGCGGCGCCCTGGCCCTGGACAAAAAAGGCGAGATGATCGCGGTCCGCGCCGACGCCGTCGTCCTCGCGGCCGGCGGGGGGTCGAGGGTCTACGATGTCTCCACCAACTCGGGCACCGGCACCGGCGACGGCTTCGCCCTCGGGTACCGCGCCGGCGCCGACCTGATCGATATGGAGATGGTCCAGTTCCATCCGACCGGTGCGGTCTATCCGTACGACGCCAGGGGACGGCTGGTCACCGAAGCGGTGCGGGGAGAGGGCGGTCATCTGGTCAATGCAGACGGCGAACGGTTCATGCACCGCTACGACCCTGAACGGATGGAACTCTCCACCCGCGACGTGGTGGCGCGTGCGATCGCCACCGAGGTGCTGGAGGGACGAGGGACCTCCCACGACGGCGTCTGGCTGGACGTCACCCATCTGCCGGCCAGCCAGATCGAGGAGCGGCTTCCGCTGATGCTCTCCCAGTTCCTCAGGTACGGTGTGGACATCAGGACCGAGGCGATGGAGGTCGCCCCCACCGCCCACCATGTGATGGGCGGGCTGCGGATCACCCCTCACTGCCAGACGAGCGTGGCCGGGCTCTTCGCCTGCGGCGAGACCGCCGGCGGGGTCCACGGCGCCAACCGCCTCGGCGGCAACGCCCTGGCCGAGACCCAGGTCTTCGGGAAGCGGGCCGGCGAAGCGGCCGGAAAGGCACCCGAGCGGACGAAAGCCCTCGACCGGGTCCAGGTGGCAGCGCAGGAAGAACGGCTCGCCGCCTTCTCCGAGGGCGAGTCCTCGCCGACCTGGGTGCGGGAACACCTCCAGCGTGCGATGTGGGACGGCGCCGGGATCCGGCGGGACGCAACCGCACTGCAGACGACAGAGCGGGTCGTCGAAGGTCTGCTCACCGCCCCGATCCGGGCGGTGTCTGAACGCAACCTCATCGAATGCTGCGGCGTCCAGAACCTCTGCACCACAGCCCTGCTCATCGTCCGTTCGGCCCTCCTGCGGCCCGAAAGCCGCGGGGCCCATTACCGGACCGATGTCTCCCAGGACTGGGATCCGGCCCACTCACCGTATGGCCACACCAGGATCAGTCTGCAGGGAGCGTCCATCGAGGAGAGAGAGCCATGA
- a CDS encoding aspartate kinase, whose product MKFGGTSVGDAESIARVVDILARYHAEGHELAVVVSAMSGVTDRLHAIAAEAESSVEEPQIAAFIQALRAKHMKALEAVAPSQVEEVGAVIDERLWKLEHILTAVHVLHELTRRSKDYIVSYGERLSSVIVSAALRERGMPSVALDGCEAGLLTTDRHGDALVLPSSDARINSRVLPLLMDTVPVITGYMGCTPEGIVTTLGRSGSDYSGAVIGRGIDADEVWIWTDVDGVLTSDPRAIENVRVLPYISYREAMELSYFGAKVLHPKSIEPAMEKDIIVRVKNTFNPDHPGTVVRRQENREKRVVKAVTHIDRVALVNVNGVQMVGRPGTAKEIFSLLGDAGVNVMMISQASSQANISMIIEEADLAVAQDVLSGPVKAGLVREVTADRNVVAVAVVGAGMAGTPGISGRIFTALGNEGINVMMISQGSSEVNVSFVVKQQEHHRALQVLHDEFRLSEECDDE is encoded by the coding sequence ATGAAATTCGGAGGCACATCTGTCGGTGATGCCGAGTCAATCGCCCGTGTGGTCGATATCCTTGCCCGGTACCATGCCGAGGGGCACGAACTCGCCGTCGTCGTCTCGGCCATGTCCGGCGTGACCGACCGGCTCCACGCCATCGCTGCAGAGGCCGAATCCAGCGTAGAAGAACCCCAGATTGCCGCATTTATCCAGGCACTGCGGGCAAAGCATATGAAGGCCCTTGAGGCCGTCGCACCCTCCCAGGTTGAAGAGGTCGGCGCCGTCATCGACGAACGGCTCTGGAAACTCGAGCATATTCTCACGGCGGTCCACGTCCTCCACGAGTTGACCCGCCGTTCCAAGGACTATATTGTCAGTTACGGCGAGCGTCTCTCGTCGGTGATCGTGAGCGCGGCCCTGCGTGAACGGGGTATGCCGTCGGTCGCCCTCGACGGGTGCGAGGCCGGGCTTCTCACCACCGACCGGCACGGCGACGCCCTGGTCCTCCCGTCCAGCGACGCGAGGATCAACAGCCGTGTTCTCCCCCTCCTGATGGACACAGTCCCGGTGATCACGGGATATATGGGCTGCACGCCCGAGGGGATCGTCACCACCTTGGGCCGGAGTGGTTCGGACTACTCGGGAGCGGTGATCGGCCGCGGGATCGATGCCGACGAGGTCTGGATCTGGACCGACGTCGACGGCGTGCTGACCTCGGACCCGCGGGCGATCGAGAACGTGCGCGTGCTGCCCTACATCAGTTACCGGGAAGCGATGGAACTCTCGTATTTCGGGGCGAAGGTGCTTCACCCGAAGTCCATCGAGCCGGCGATGGAGAAGGACATCATCGTGCGGGTGAAGAACACCTTCAACCCCGACCATCCAGGCACGGTGGTGCGCCGGCAGGAGAACCGCGAGAAGCGGGTGGTGAAGGCGGTCACGCACATCGACCGGGTGGCCCTGGTCAATGTCAACGGGGTGCAGATGGTCGGGCGGCCCGGGACGGCGAAGGAGATCTTCTCGCTCCTCGGGGACGCTGGGGTGAACGTGATGATGATCTCGCAGGCGTCGTCGCAGGCGAACATCTCGATGATCATCGAGGAGGCCGACCTGGCCGTGGCACAGGACGTCCTTTCCGGCCCGGTGAAGGCCGGGCTGGTGCGGGAGGTCACGGCAGACCGGAATGTCGTGGCCGTGGCGGTCGTGGGTGCCGGGATGGCCGGCACGCCCGGGATCTCGGGCCGCATCTTCACGGCGCTCGGGAACGAAGGGATCAACGTGATGATGATCTCGCAGGGGTCGTCCGAGGTGAATGTTTCCTTTGTGGTGAAACAGCAGGAGCACCATCGGGCGCTGCAGGTGCTGCACGACGAGTTCAGGCTTTCAGAGGAATGTGACGATGAGTAA
- the purM gene encoding phosphoribosylformylglycinamidine cyclo-ligase: MSNTTEGYAAAGVDIDLEAAGVKTLIEQLTFRRSGAFQTIGKSGHFAGLVEFGDMALALAVDGVGTKMLVADALEDWSTVGIDCIAMNVNDLFVMNIEPVAFVDYIACSEISLDKMRQIGQGLNEGARLANMNIVGGETATLKGLVTGLDLAGTCLGVQQKDRIVTGEQVTPGDLIVGVPSTGVHSNGYTLARKVALEHGGFDLFLPSGRTVGEALLTPTRIYREALDAAAACEVHGMCHITGGGLLNFTRLSNFGFDITDPLPVPEILAWVGEQGGIAEAEMYRTFNMGMGYAFVIPEESLPALKQVVPDAEVAGVVVPEAGAYLRGEQIR; the protein is encoded by the coding sequence ATGAGTAATACTACAGAAGGATATGCGGCGGCCGGAGTGGACATCGACCTCGAGGCGGCAGGGGTAAAGACGCTGATCGAGCAGTTGACCTTCCGGCGGTCGGGGGCGTTCCAGACGATCGGGAAGAGCGGGCATTTCGCCGGGCTGGTGGAGTTCGGCGATATGGCCCTGGCCCTGGCGGTCGACGGCGTCGGGACGAAGATGCTGGTGGCCGACGCCCTGGAGGACTGGTCGACGGTGGGCATCGACTGCATCGCGATGAATGTCAACGACCTCTTTGTGATGAATATCGAGCCGGTGGCGTTCGTGGACTATATCGCGTGCAGCGAGATTTCGCTGGACAAGATGCGCCAGATCGGGCAGGGGCTCAACGAAGGTGCCCGCCTGGCCAACATGAACATCGTCGGCGGGGAGACGGCGACGCTGAAGGGCCTGGTCACCGGTCTCGACCTGGCCGGGACGTGTCTCGGAGTCCAGCAGAAGGACCGGATCGTCACCGGCGAGCAGGTGACACCCGGCGACCTGATCGTGGGCGTGCCCTCGACGGGTGTCCACTCGAACGGCTACACCCTGGCCCGAAAGGTCGCCCTGGAACACGGCGGCTTCGACCTTTTCCTCCCGTCCGGCCGGACGGTGGGCGAGGCCCTCCTCACGCCGACCAGGATCTACCGGGAGGCGCTGGACGCCGCGGCGGCCTGCGAGGTCCATGGGATGTGCCATATCACCGGCGGGGGTCTCTTGAACTTCACCCGTCTCTCAAACTTTGGGTTCGATATCACCGATCCCCTGCCGGTCCCCGAGATCCTCGCATGGGTCGGGGAGCAGGGCGGGATCGCCGAGGCCGAGATGTACCGGACCTTCAACATGGGTATGGGCTACGCCTTCGTCATCCCTGAGGAGAGTCTGCCGGCCCTCAAGCAGGTGGTGCCCGACGCCGAGGTGGCCGGAGTGGTGGTGCCCGAGGCGGGTGCGTACCTCCGGGGCGAGCAGATCCGGTAA
- the purF gene encoding amidophosphoribosyltransferase, whose protein sequence is MCGIVGIVDAGGVSFPLYYALYALQHRGQESAGMSTFDHRPYVHKGKGLVAEVFDESILQELKGTVGIGHVRYPTTGANLPENIQPFNFVFRDQTISLAHNGNLVNTDALRAQYERDGQIFCTSTDSEVIATIIAHEIRTSGSVEDAVATAMRLLRGSYSIVLMLDETLYAFRDPLGIKPLCLGKTKDGHIVASESVAIDALNGTFLRDVRPGELVTITETGVRSTQIAVSDRRAHCMFEYVYFARADSVIDGTLVYDVRRKIGEDLARGGPADADIVAPVPDSGTAYAIGYSTESGTPYLEGLMKNRYMGRTFIMPNQQMRENAVRIKLNPIRKHVEGKSVVLIDDSVVRGTTSRRLIDIVRDAGAKEVHLRVGSPPIVAPCYLGVDFPTRTELIAHKRSTEEVRKQIHADSLYHVPLCKMVDAIGIDIGDLCTACLTGEYPVAVAGEECACRKVEFVNGSVQSHLETE, encoded by the coding sequence ATGTGTGGGATCGTTGGCATCGTGGATGCTGGCGGTGTCTCTTTCCCGTTGTATTATGCCCTGTACGCTCTCCAGCACCGCGGGCAGGAGAGTGCGGGCATGTCCACTTTTGACCACCGGCCCTATGTCCACAAGGGCAAGGGACTGGTGGCCGAGGTCTTTGATGAATCGATTCTTCAGGAGCTCAAGGGGACCGTCGGGATCGGGCATGTCAGGTATCCGACAACCGGTGCGAATCTGCCGGAAAATATCCAGCCATTCAATTTTGTCTTCCGTGACCAGACCATCTCTCTGGCGCACAACGGGAACCTGGTGAACACCGATGCGCTGCGGGCGCAGTACGAGCGTGACGGGCAGATCTTCTGTACAAGCACCGATTCCGAGGTGATCGCAACGATCATCGCCCACGAGATCCGCACCTCCGGTTCGGTAGAGGACGCTGTGGCAACGGCGATGCGACTCCTGCGGGGGTCGTACTCGATCGTGCTGATGCTCGACGAGACGCTGTACGCTTTCCGCGATCCCCTGGGGATCAAGCCCCTCTGTCTGGGCAAGACAAAGGATGGCCACATCGTGGCGTCGGAGAGTGTGGCGATCGACGCCCTCAACGGAACGTTCCTGCGGGACGTGCGGCCCGGCGAACTCGTCACGATCACGGAGACGGGGGTCAGGTCGACGCAGATCGCGGTCTCCGACCGGAGGGCCCACTGCATGTTCGAGTACGTCTATTTCGCCAGGGCCGACTCGGTCATCGACGGGACGCTGGTCTACGACGTGCGCCGCAAAATTGGCGAGGATCTTGCCAGGGGTGGGCCGGCGGATGCCGATATTGTGGCACCGGTCCCAGACTCGGGGACGGCGTATGCGATCGGGTATTCCACAGAATCAGGGACGCCGTACCTGGAGGGTCTGATGAAGAACCGGTATATGGGCCGGACCTTCATCATGCCCAACCAGCAGATGCGGGAGAATGCCGTGCGGATCAAGCTCAACCCGATCCGAAAGCACGTGGAAGGCAAGTCGGTGGTGCTCATCGACGACTCGGTGGTGCGGGGGACGACCTCGCGGCGGCTCATCGATATCGTCAGGGACGCCGGGGCGAAGGAGGTTCATCTGAGGGTGGGTTCGCCCCCGATCGTCGCCCCCTGTTATCTGGGCGTGGACTTCCCGACGAGGACCGAACTGATCGCGCACAAACGGTCGACCGAGGAGGTGCGCAAGCAGATCCACGCTGATTCGCTCTATCATGTGCCGCTCTGCAAGATGGTGGACGCGATCGGGATCGATATCGGCGACCTCTGCACGGCGTGCCTGACCGGCGAGTACCCGGTTGCGGTGGCGGGCGAGGAGTGCGCCTGCCGAAAGGTCGAGTTCGTGAACGGGAGTGTCCAGAGTCATCTGGAGACCGAGTAA
- a CDS encoding 50S ribosomal protein L37e: protein MSKGTPSMGKRQKNSHITCRRCGKKSFHAKHKVCSACGFGRSKKMSSYKWTTKRPKVPTH, encoded by the coding sequence ATGTCAAAAGGTACACCATCGATGGGTAAGCGGCAGAAGAACAGCCACATCACCTGCCGCAGGTGTGGAAAGAAATCCTTCCATGCCAAGCACAAGGTATGCTCGGCCTGTGGCTTTGGCCGGAGCAAGAAGATGAGCAGCTACAAGTGGACGACCAAACGCCCCAAAGTACCAACTCATTAA
- a CDS encoding LSM domain-containing protein translates to MTKRPLEILDQVLNGQPVIIALKGGREIRGILQGYDVHLNLVLDRAEEEVEGSVEKHGTVIVRGDNVIYISPSVE, encoded by the coding sequence ATGACAAAAAGACCACTGGAGATTCTGGATCAGGTACTCAACGGCCAGCCGGTCATTATCGCTCTTAAAGGCGGGCGTGAGATCCGCGGGATCCTGCAGGGGTACGATGTCCACCTGAACCTCGTCCTTGACCGGGCCGAGGAAGAAGTCGAAGGCTCGGTGGAGAAACACGGCACAGTGATCGTCCGTGGAGACAATGTGATCTATATATCTCCTTCAGTTGAATAA
- a CDS encoding RNA-binding protein, with protein sequence MGDIQVKKRHSIKKSVATQLKKALEAEIGVDAALFDAKTIEVVETDSVFTIYLVEKKPLLMEFEGRIFPTVRGAVERPFEARRVTVDMGAVPFVMNGADIMRPGVVNATPDVRKDAPCIIAEERYGKPLAVGIALYDGADLLAQEKGKVVRTVHRVGDSIWNLEL encoded by the coding sequence ATGGGGGATATTCAGGTTAAAAAAAGACACAGCATCAAGAAATCTGTGGCGACGCAGCTCAAGAAGGCGCTTGAAGCGGAGATCGGGGTCGATGCAGCACTCTTCGACGCAAAGACGATCGAAGTCGTCGAGACCGACTCGGTGTTCACGATCTATCTGGTGGAGAAGAAGCCGCTGCTGATGGAGTTCGAGGGTCGGATCTTCCCCACAGTGCGGGGTGCGGTCGAGCGGCCCTTCGAGGCGAGGAGGGTGACGGTCGACATGGGCGCCGTACCCTTCGTGATGAACGGCGCCGATATCATGCGGCCGGGGGTGGTCAACGCTACGCCCGACGTCAGGAAAGATGCACCCTGCATCATCGCCGAGGAACGATACGGCAAACCACTGGCCGTCGGGATCGCCCTCTATGACGGGGCCGACCTGCTGGCCCAGGAGAAAGGGAAGGTCGTCAGGACGGTCCACCGGGTAGGGGACAGCATCTGGAACCTTGAACTCTGA
- a CDS encoding cell division protein SepF has product MGKFLESIMGRSAPPRQDDYMDLDLSTFEGATHDEPASMYVKVAQITDIKDTPRVKDEVYNGNLVVVDITRLKLDKIMYERVLKDLREVANDVNGDIIGLGEQQYVIITPMSVRISREKIGGL; this is encoded by the coding sequence ATGGGAAAATTCCTCGAATCCATTATGGGCAGGAGCGCGCCTCCGAGGCAGGACGACTATATGGACCTCGACCTCAGCACCTTTGAGGGTGCGACGCACGACGAGCCGGCGTCGATGTACGTGAAGGTCGCCCAGATCACCGATATCAAGGACACCCCCCGCGTGAAAGACGAAGTCTACAACGGCAACCTGGTCGTCGTGGACATCACCCGCCTGAAGCTGGACAAGATCATGTACGAGCGGGTGCTCAAGGACCTCCGCGAGGTGGCGAATGATGTCAACGGCGATATCATCGGCCTCGGCGAGCAGCAGTACGTGATCATCACTCCCATGTCGGTACGGATCTCCAGGGAGAAGATCGGAGGACTGTAG
- a CDS encoding ZPR1 zinc finger domain-containing protein has translation MRTVLRAPCPVCREEIEYIYQTEEIPYFSEILIESANCPCGWRMSDAFIMREGVPGRDELTVSGEEDLSVRVVRGSAGTIEVPELGIEIKPGPAAEAFISNVEGVLDRIDAVLEIALRTAGAEERERCLAIRDRIAAVKRGEDRVTLIIEDPTGNSALIRNPEDGCE, from the coding sequence GTGCGCACCGTGCTTCGTGCCCCCTGCCCGGTCTGCAGAGAGGAGATCGAATATATCTATCAGACCGAGGAGATCCCGTACTTTTCTGAAATCCTCATCGAGAGTGCAAACTGTCCGTGTGGCTGGCGGATGAGCGACGCCTTCATCATGCGGGAAGGCGTGCCGGGGAGGGACGAGTTGACGGTCTCGGGCGAAGAGGATCTCTCGGTGCGGGTGGTGCGAGGCTCGGCCGGGACGATCGAGGTGCCCGAACTGGGAATCGAGATCAAGCCCGGCCCGGCCGCTGAGGCCTTCATCAGCAATGTCGAAGGGGTGCTCGACCGGATCGATGCCGTCCTGGAGATCGCTCTCAGGACGGCGGGGGCCGAGGAGCGGGAACGGTGCCTGGCGATCAGGGACCGGATCGCGGCGGTGAAGCGCGGCGAGGATCGGGTCACGCTGATCATCGAGGACCCGACCGGGAACTCGGCGCTGATCCGCAACCCCGAAGACGGTTGTGAATAA
- a CDS encoding thioredoxin family protein translates to MDEDLEMIRQRKQEALAARIAALRQGVIRVDDLSLADTVREHPLLVVDFSAEWCGPCQRLAPIFEALAAEFAGTVTFATCDIDESHGVASSFGVQVVPTIVFFSHGRAVGRLTGALPADVLRANVTKMFGLSE, encoded by the coding sequence ATGGACGAAGATCTTGAGATGATCAGACAACGCAAGCAGGAAGCACTGGCGGCACGCATCGCCGCCCTCAGGCAGGGGGTGATCAGGGTCGACGACCTCTCCCTCGCCGACACGGTCCGGGAACATCCTCTTCTGGTTGTCGACTTCTCGGCCGAATGGTGCGGTCCCTGTCAGCGTCTCGCCCCGATCTTCGAGGCCCTTGCCGCCGAATTCGCCGGTACCGTCACCTTCGCCACCTGCGACATCGACGAGTCGCATGGGGTCGCCTCCTCCTTCGGCGTCCAGGTGGTCCCGACTATCGTCTTCTTCTCACACGGTCGGGCGGTTGGACGACTCACCGGTGCGCTGCCCGCCGACGTCCTCCGCGCCAATGTCACAAAAATGTTCGGGCTATCTGAATAA
- a CDS encoding 4a-hydroxytetrahydrobiopterin dehydratase: protein MPLSAETAVPVEPGSAPLTRREMLALLPEVPGWTLENGRLWRRFSFRTVGEAAAFINLVIEIGSKSGANHFPDIVLSQYRHVDVLWYNYACGGLTRTDFILAAKLSGLTAKKGLFR, encoded by the coding sequence ATGCCTCTCAGCGCAGAGACAGCCGTGCCGGTGGAACCCGGGTCGGCACCGCTCACCAGGCGGGAGATGCTTGCACTCCTTCCCGAGGTGCCGGGGTGGACACTGGAGAACGGGAGACTATGGAGGAGGTTCTCCTTCCGGACCGTCGGAGAGGCTGCCGCGTTCATCAACCTGGTCATCGAGATCGGATCGAAGAGCGGCGCGAACCACTTCCCTGACATCGTCCTCTCGCAGTACCGCCACGTCGACGTCCTGTGGTACAATTACGCCTGCGGCGGACTGACGCGGACCGACTTTATCCTGGCCGCAAAACTCAGCGGACTGACTGCAAAAAAAGGGTTATTCAGATAG